In a genomic window of Canis lupus familiaris isolate Mischka breed German Shepherd chromosome 13, alternate assembly UU_Cfam_GSD_1.0, whole genome shotgun sequence:
- the LOC119876936 gene encoding ral guanine nucleotide dissociation stimulator-like isoform X2, which translates to MQTAWKRRQQQQGVVPFLGSFLTELFMLDTAMEEYLEGNEVNHRKKNKEYRVLTEILLLQVAADRYRIEPEQPFRAWFQSGTWLSEEESYTLSCQLEPRAGHQTGGAGRSHPQA; encoded by the exons ATGCAGACAGCATGGAAgaggcggcagcagcagcag GGTGTCGTCCCCTTCCTGGGCTCCTTCCTCACCGAGCTCTTCATGCTGGATACTGCCATGGAGGAGTACCTGGAG GGCAATGAGGTCAACCACCGGAAGAAGAACAAG GAGTACCGAGTCCTGACCGAGATCCTGCTGCTCCAGGTGGCCGCGGATCGGTACCGCATCGAGCCCGAGCAGCCGTTCCGGGCCTGGTTCCAGTCTGGGACGTGGCTCAGCGAGGAGGAGAG CTACACCCTGTCCTGCCAGCTGGAGCCCCGAGCCGGCCACCAGACAGGAGGAGCCGGCCGCAGTCACCCTCAGGCCTGA
- the LOC119876936 gene encoding ral guanine nucleotide dissociation stimulator-like isoform X1 has translation MQTAWKRRQQQQPQLRQPFFRGDPEEGLYSWKQCVSGGRARSTYTPMSYSSPLTRLGGLWCCGRGVVPFLGSFLTELFMLDTAMEEYLEGNEVNHRKKNKEYRVLTEILLLQVAADRYRIEPEQPFRAWFQSGTWLSEEESYTLSCQLEPRAGHQTGGAGRSHPQA, from the exons ATGCAGACAGCATGGAAgaggcggcagcagcagcag CCACAGCTTCGACAACCCTTCTTTCGAGGTGACCCGGAGGAGGGTCTATACAGCTGGAAACAATGTGTCAGTGGTGGCAGGGCCCGGagcacctacaccccgatgtccTACAGCTCGCCCTTGACGCGCTTAGGAGGACTCTGGTGTTGTGGGAGG GGTGTCGTCCCCTTCCTGGGCTCCTTCCTCACCGAGCTCTTCATGCTGGATACTGCCATGGAGGAGTACCTGGAG GGCAATGAGGTCAACCACCGGAAGAAGAACAAG GAGTACCGAGTCCTGACCGAGATCCTGCTGCTCCAGGTGGCCGCGGATCGGTACCGCATCGAGCCCGAGCAGCCGTTCCGGGCCTGGTTCCAGTCTGGGACGTGGCTCAGCGAGGAGGAGAG CTACACCCTGTCCTGCCAGCTGGAGCCCCGAGCCGGCCACCAGACAGGAGGAGCCGGCCGCAGTCACCCTCAGGCCTGA